In a genomic window of Mercenaria mercenaria strain notata chromosome 19, MADL_Memer_1, whole genome shotgun sequence:
- the LOC123541825 gene encoding techylectin-5B-like codes for MDTTTGGWTVIQRRVSASDFYKTWDEYKSGFGDVSENYWLGNQAIHMISSQGKYKLRVDLTSMENETAYAEYESFLLIDAQSNYRISFGSYTGNAGDSLRRHNNKMFTTKDRNNDEDGSRNCAQEYIGAWWYTQCHDANLNGDYGNKAFGKRPVWELWKGDYAPLKATEMKIRPM; via the coding sequence ATGGACACAACGACCGGTGGATGGACCGTCATACAACGCAGAGTGTCGGCGAGTGATTTCTACAAAACTTGGGATGAATACAAATCTGGCTTCGGTGATGTGAGCGAAAACTACTGGCTCGGAAACCAAGCAATACATATGATTTCTTCTCAAGGTAAATACAAGTTACGTGTAGACTTGACCAGTATGGAAAACGAGACGGCATATGCAGAATACGAGTCGTTTTTGCTCATAGATGCACAGTCCAATTACAGGATATCATTTGGCAGCTACACTGGGAATGCTGGAGACAGTTTAAGAAGGCACAACAACAAAATGTTTACAACAAAAGATAGGAATAATGACGAAGACGGAAGTCGAAACTGTGCTCAGGAGTACATAGGCGCTTGGTGGTATACACAATGTCATGACGCTAATCTGAACGGGGATTACGGCAATAAAGCATTCGGAAAAAGGCCTGTTTGGGAACTTTGGAAAGGTGACTATGCTCCTCTTAAggcaacagaaatgaaaataaggCCGATGTAA